The genomic segment AGGACCGCGTCCGAGAGGATGTTCGTCCGCTCGGTCAGAACGGCGATCTGCGACGAGTTGAGCGAGCGGATGCCCTCGACGGTCCCGGAGTCGTTCAGGGTCTGGTAGTAGTGCCACCACTTGTACGCATCCACGATGTCCGCGCAGCGGGCCCTGACCGTCGGATCGATGGCCGCACGGGTCGGGGTCGGCGCCCCGGACGGAGCGGCGCCGGCGATCGGTACGCGCTCGTCGGCCCGCTGGCCGACGAGGAGGCCGATGGTGGCCGTGCCGAGGATGGCCAGCAACGCACCGCAGGCGATGAGCCAGGGCCAGCGCGGGCGCCGGGAGGCCACCGGTGTCGGGGAGGTGGCAGGTTGGCCGGGCTCGGCGGTGGGGGTCACGTCCATAGAGGATATTGGGCTGTCAAGCGGGCGGGTCCGGCGGGGCCTGGCCGGCGAGGGCGTCGCCGAGGCAGGTGATCCCGAACTCGAAGGCCCGGTCGATGTCGCCGCCGAGGTTGAAGGCGCCGGCCAGCTCCATGCTGATGAATCCGTTCGCCCAGGCGGTCACCGTACGCGCGGCTTCCAGCGCGTGCCGCTGGCCGGCGAGGCTCGCGGCCACCCGCATCACCGGGGCGACCGCGCGGGTCAGTGACTCCAGGCCGGGCCGGGCGGCGTCGAGGGTCGGTGCGACGATCAGGCGGTAGCCGGCCGGGCAGGCGTGCGCGAACGCGCGGAGGGTCCGGGCCAGCTCGGCCAGATCCTGGCGCGGGTCGTCTCCGGTGCCGACCGCGGCCAGTTGGTCACCCAGGTCGTGGACCGTGGCCTCGGCGATCAGGCGGACGAGGTCGTCGCGGCTGCGTACCCGCTTGTAGAGGGACGGTGCGCGGACCCCCACCCGGTCGGCGACGGCCTGCATGGTCAGCCGGGCGAGGCCGTCGGACTCCAGGATGGCGCGACCGGCCGCGATGATCTCGTCGAGGGAGGTCCGGTCGGGGGTCGGCATGCCAGCTCCTCCGGGGATCACGATAGCTATTGACATTAGCCATGATGGCTAACTATCGTAGCCATCATGGCTACCATAGCAACCCGGCGGCGGGCGTCGCGATGAGGCTCGGACCGCACCTGCACCGGATCGGCAACGACATCGTGGCCGCCTACCTCGTCGTCACCGACGACGGTGTGACCGTCATCGACGCGGGCCTGGCCGGCCACTGGCACGACCTGAACGCCGAGCTCGCGGGCCTGCGGCGAGCGGTGGGCGACATCCGGGGCGTGGTGCTCACCCATGGCGACACCGACCATCTCGGCTTCGCCGAGCGGCTGCGCCGCGAGCACGGCGTGCCGGTCCACGTGCACGCCGCCGACGCCGCCCGGGCCCGCGGCGAAGTCAAGCCCAAGATCTCGTGGGGGCGGCTCAGGCTCGGCCCCACCGCCGGCTTCTTCCGGTACGCGGTGAGCAAGGGCGGGTTCCGCACGACCTACCTCACCGAGGTGGTCGAGGTGCACGACGGTCAGGTGCTCGACCTGCCCGGCGCACCCCGGATCATCGGCCTTCCGGGCCACTCACCGGGCAGCGTCGCCATCCACGTGCCGGTCGCCGAGGCGATCTTCGTCGGCGACGCGCTCACCACGCGCCACGTGCTGACCGGGCAGCGCGGCCCGCAACCGGCGCCGTTCACCGACGATCCGCGCCAGGCGGTCGCCTCGCTGCGCCAGCTCGAGGACATCCGGGCGACCTGGCTGCTGCCCGGCCACGGCCCGCCGTGGTCCGGTGGTGTCGCGGAGGCGGTCCGCGCGATCCGAACCACCGCCTGAACGGCGGCGGTCAACGCTTCCGAACCGCCGACTGAGCCCGGGACCACGGGCCCGGGCCGTCGGTCCGGCCGCCGCGATCCGTCGGCGGCGGCCGGACATCGGACTCAGCGTGCCGGTCAGACCGGGAGCGTCAGCTGTCCCGGCGACGTCCGGCCGGTGGTGGTGCCGTCGCCCAGCTGACCGGCCACGTTGTTGCCCCAGCACCACAGGCTGGCGTCGGTGCGGACCGCGCAACTGTGGTAGCTGACGGCGATGTCGTTCGTCCAGGTGGTCGCGGTGCCGACCCGGTTCGGGGCGCTCCGGTGGGTGGTCGTGCCGTCGCCCAGCGCGCCCGCCGTGTTGTTGCCCCAGCACCAGAGGCTGCCATCGGTGCGGGTCGCGCACGACGTGTCGTCGCCCGCGGTGATCCCGTTCCACGAGTTGGCGGTGCCCACCTGGACCGGCGAGGTCCGGAGGGAGCCGCTGACGCCAACCTGCCCGTACCCGTTCTCGCCCCAGCACCAGAGGGTGCCGCCGGTGCGAACCGCGCAGGAGTGCGCGTAGCCGACCGCCACGTCGGTCCAGGTGGCGGTGCCGACCTGGGTCGGGACCGTCCGGTAGCTCAGCACGCCGATGCCGAGCTGACCACTCGTGCTGTCACCCCAGCACCACAGGGTGCCGTCGGTGCGCAGACCGCAGGTGTGCGCGAAACCGCTCGTGACGCTGGCCCAGTTGGTGGCCGTACCAACCCGCAGCGGGGTGGTCGCGGTGTACGGGGAGCCGTCGGTACCGAGCTGGCCGTTCCGGTTGAAGCCCCAGCACCACAGGGAGCCGTCGGTCCGGATGGCGCAGGTGTGGCTGGGGCCGGCGCTGACGCTGGCCCAGTCGGTGGCCGTGCCGACCCGAACCGGGACGTTCCGCTTGGTGGTGGTGCCATCGCCGAGCTGGCCCCGGCTGTTGCTGCCCCAGCACCAGAGCGCTCCGTCGGTCGCTACCGCACAGTTGTGGCTGGTGCCGGCGTCGACACTGGCCCAGGTGGCGGTGCCGACCTGGGCCGGGGTCTCCCGGTTGGTGTTGGTGCCGTCGCCGAGCTGGCCGCTGAAGTTGTTGCCCCAGCACCAGAGGCTGCCGTCGGTCGGGATGGCGCAGGAGTGCGAGTATCCGGTGGCGACGCTGGCCTGCACCGCAGCGGCCAGCGCGACCCGCTCGACGGAGGTCCCGCCCGCGGCTGCCGGCCCCGGCGTGGCTCCGATGGTGAGCACGGCGATTGCGGCGGCCGCCGCCGTGGCGATGATGGTTCTGGCTGACCGCCGCCAGCGCGGCCGCGACCATCCAGCCTGATCTTTTCTCATGTACTGTGCTCCCCAAACGATGTTGATGCTGCAACGGTGATGGCGGCGTTGCCCGGTAGCCGCCAGCGGCCCGGCACATTCATAGGATCACTTTAGGGATTGATTAGTGCCGATGCAAATTTCGGCCGATGTCCGGCCACCGGTGCCGGGTCCACCGCACCCCGCCCGGCCTGGGCTGGGGCTCACCCGCAGTCAGGGGGGCGGCGAAGATCACGTCGGTGCGGGTGGTAATTGAGCATTTGACCCGGGTTAGCCGCGTTCTCCGCATTCAAAATGGCTGTCGGCGTTGGAATTTCGGCATTGAACCGTTTGAATCACGCATTGTGCTGCACTTGGTCGGTGCAAATCAGTGGTCGTGCACCCGGTGGCGATAGGCGGTCAGGTCGACGTTGCCGTCGAACCGTGTCCCGAGCGCGCCGAGGTCACTCCCCCGGGTTGGCGCCGCCCGGCCATCGGGCTCAGGCGCCGGCCGCCGTTACCGGCGCCGCTGGCGGCGGAGACACCTGCGGTGCCGGCGGCGGGGACACCGGCGCGGGCACCACCGGAAAGGCGGAGATCGGGCGGCAGGACGCCCGGACCACCAGCTCGGTGGGGAGCCGGATGTGGGTGTCGCGTTCGACGCCACCGATCAGGTCGACGAGCAGGCGCAGCGCTTCGGCGCCCATCCGCTGCAACGGCTGCATGATCGTGGTGAGCGGCGGATTGACGAGCGCCGACTCCGGAACGTTGTCGAAGCCGATCACGGACAGCTCGTCGGGCACCGCGATCCCCATCGCCTGGGCGACGTTCAGCGTCGAGATCGCGGAGAGGTCGTTCCCGGCGAAGACGGCGGTCGGGCGGTCGGGCAGCCCGAGCAGCTCCGCGGCCGTGTCCGCCGCGCCCTCGATCCGGAACCCGCCGACGCGCACCAGGCGCTCGTCGACCGGTACGCCCGCGTCGGCCATCGCCTTGCGGAAGCCCGCCTCGCGCAACCGGGCCGACTCCAGGTCGGGCCGCCCGCTGATGTGCCCGATCCGGCGGTGGCCGAGCGACAGCAGGTAGGTGGTGGCCAGCACGGCGCCGGCGAAGTTGTCGGAATCGACGGTGGGCAGACCCGACGGGCCGGTGTGCGGGTCGACGGCCACCACGTGGAAGCCCTGCTTGGTCTCGACCACGGTCGGCGTCACGATCACGGCCCCGTCGATGAGCGTGCCGGAGAGCCGGGCCAGCGACCGGCGCTCCCACCCGACGCCGGACCCGTCGCCGTCGCCGCCGGAGTAGGCCAGCAGCTGGTAGCCGGTGCCGGCGACCTCCCGGGAGGCACCCTTGAGCAGCTCGGTCGAGAACGGCTCGAACTCGGCGACCAGGATGCCGAGCACGTTGGTGCGGTGACTGCGCAGGCTCTGGGCGCCCAGACTCGCCTCGTAACCGAGCTGGTGGATGACCCGCTGGACGCGCTCGACGGTCGCCTGCGACACGCCGTACCGGCCGTTGACGACCTTCGATACGGTCGCCACCGAGACGCCGGCCGTGCGGGCCACGTCCGACATCTTGACACGCTGCGAGAACTCCACGCCGACGATGATAGAGGGCGTACGGGGGCCCGTCAGGATGTAGTCGAAAACGTTATCGATACCGATTGACACCGCGTTACGTGGCTGTAAAACTCGCCGGCAGGCCAAGCACCGCGACTGACTAGTCGAGGAGACATCCATGGCGATTCCGCGCCGCGCAGGCGCCGTCCTAGCGCTTTTCATGACCACCGCCCTCCTCGCCACCGCCTGTGGTGGCGGCGGCGAGGAGGAGCCCTCGCAGGGCGAACTCTACGAGAACCCGGTGACCCTGACCTGGTGGCACAACGCCTCCCAGGACGGGCCCGGCAAGACCTACTGGGAGAAGGTCGCCAAGGACTTCTCCGCGCTGCACCCGACCGTCACGATCGAGATCGAGGCGATCGAGACCAACCAGCTCCAGCGCACCCGGCTCCCCGCCGCCCTGCTGACCAACGACCCGCCGGACATCTTCCAGGCGTGGGGCGGTGGCGAGCTCCGCGAGCAGGTCGAGGCCGGCTACCTCAAGGACATCACCGACGAGGTGACGGCGGAGGTCGAGAACATCGGCAGCGCCGTCGAGATCTGGCAGGCCGACGGCAAGCAGTACGGTCTGCCGTACCGGATGGGCATCGAGGGCATCTGGTACAACAAGGACATGTTCGCCCAGGCGGGCATCGCGGCTCCCCCGACCACGTTCGAGGAGCTCAACGAGGCGGTCACCAAGCTCAAGGCGATAAACGTCGTCCCGATCGCCCTCGGCGCCGGTGACAAGTGGCCGGCGGCGCACTGGTGGTACAACTTCGCGCTGCGCGCCTGCTCGGTGGACACCCTGAAGAAGGCCTCGGTCGACCTGACCTTCGACGACCCGTGCTTCGTCAAGGCCGGCCAGGACCTGAAGACCTTCATCGACACCGAACCGTTCCAGGACAACTTCATCGCCACGCCGGGTCAGAACGACCCGACCAGCGCCAACGGGTTGCTCGCCAACGGCAAGGCCGCGATGGAGCTGATGGGCGACTGGAACCGGGGCACCCTGGAGACGATCGCCGAGGACCCGGAGAAGCTCAAGAGCTTCCTCGGCTGGTTCCCGGTACCGGCGCTCACCGGTTCCGCCGGTGACCCGAAGGCGGCTCTCGGTGGTGGCGACGGGTTCGCCTGCGCCAAGAACGCCCCGGCCGAGTGCGTCGAGTTCCTGAAGTACATCGTCAGCCCCGAGGTGCAGAAGGGCTACGCCGAGACCGGCACCGGTCTGCCGGTGGCCAAGGGCGCGGAGTCCGGCGTCGCCGACCCCTCGCTGCAGTCGATCCTGGAGGCCACCAGCAACGCCACCTACGTCCAGCTCTGGCTGGACACGGCCTTCGGTAGCACCGTCGGCAACGCGATGAACGACGCGATCGTCGCCATCTTCGCGGGCAACGGCACGCCCGAGCAGGTCGTCGAGGCCATGAAGGCGGCCGCAGCCAAGTGAGTTCCGTCAACCAGACCCTGAACCCCGCCGGTGGCGCTTCCGCGCCGCCGGCGGGCTTCCGGCAATCCCGGAAGTCGTCCCGGGCAGCCGAGAACCGCCGCAAATGGTACGAAATCATTGGGCTGACCACGCCTGCGGTCATCGTCTACGTGATGTTCGTGCTGGTCCCCATGGGCTTCGCCGTCTACTACAGCATGTTCCGCTGGCGGGGAGTCGGACCCCCGACCGACTTCGTCGGCTTCAACAACTATGTCCTGGCCTTCCAGGATCCGATCTTCATCGACGCGCTGCGCAACAACGCCGTCATCGTGGTCGGGTCGCTGCTGATCCAGGGCCCCATCGCGCTCGGCATCGCCCTGCTGCTCAACCGGCAGTTCCGCGGCCGCACCATCTTCCGGCTCCTGGTGTTCGTGCCCTACGTGCTCGCCGAGGTCACGGCCGGCATCATGTGGAAGCTGATCCTCACCGACGGCGGCACGGTCGACGCGCTGATGCGGTCGGTGGGCCTCGGCGGCCTGGTCCGGCCCTGGCTCGCCGACCTCGACCTCGTCATCTGGACGCTGCTGTTCGTCCTCACCTGGAAGTACGTCGGATTCGCCATCATCCTGCTGCTGGCCGGCCTCTCCAACGTGCCCCAGGAGCTGACCGAGGCGGCCGCGATCGACGGGGCGAGCTGGTGGCAGACCCAGCGCCACGTCACGCTCCCGCTGCTGGGTCCGACGTTCCGGATCTGGATGTTCCTGTCGATGATCGGTTCG from the Solwaraspora sp. WMMD1047 genome contains:
- a CDS encoding TetR-like C-terminal domain-containing protein encodes the protein MPTPDRTSLDEIIAAGRAILESDGLARLTMQAVADRVGVRAPSLYKRVRSRDDLVRLIAEATVHDLGDQLAAVGTGDDPRQDLAELARTLRAFAHACPAGYRLIVAPTLDAARPGLESLTRAVAPVMRVAASLAGQRHALEAARTVTAWANGFISMELAGAFNLGGDIDRAFEFGITCLGDALAGQAPPDPPA
- a CDS encoding MBL fold metallo-hydrolase → MRLGPHLHRIGNDIVAAYLVVTDDGVTVIDAGLAGHWHDLNAELAGLRRAVGDIRGVVLTHGDTDHLGFAERLRREHGVPVHVHAADAARARGEVKPKISWGRLRLGPTAGFFRYAVSKGGFRTTYLTEVVEVHDGQVLDLPGAPRIIGLPGHSPGSVAIHVPVAEAIFVGDALTTRHVLTGQRGPQPAPFTDDPRQAVASLRQLEDIRATWLLPGHGPPWSGGVAEAVRAIRTTA
- a CDS encoding RCC1 domain-containing protein; protein product: MRKDQAGWSRPRWRRSARTIIATAAAAAIAVLTIGATPGPAAAGGTSVERVALAAAVQASVATGYSHSCAIPTDGSLWCWGNNFSGQLGDGTNTNRETPAQVGTATWASVDAGTSHNCAVATDGALWCWGSNSRGQLGDGTTTKRNVPVRVGTATDWASVSAGPSHTCAIRTDGSLWCWGFNRNGQLGTDGSPYTATTPLRVGTATNWASVTSGFAHTCGLRTDGTLWCWGDSTSGQLGIGVLSYRTVPTQVGTATWTDVAVGYAHSCAVRTGGTLWCWGENGYGQVGVSGSLRTSPVQVGTANSWNGITAGDDTSCATRTDGSLWCWGNNTAGALGDGTTTHRSAPNRVGTATTWTNDIAVSYHSCAVRTDASLWCWGNNVAGQLGDGTTTGRTSPGQLTLPV
- a CDS encoding LacI family DNA-binding transcriptional regulator; the protein is MEFSQRVKMSDVARTAGVSVATVSKVVNGRYGVSQATVERVQRVIHQLGYEASLGAQSLRSHRTNVLGILVAEFEPFSTELLKGASREVAGTGYQLLAYSGGDGDGSGVGWERRSLARLSGTLIDGAVIVTPTVVETKQGFHVVAVDPHTGPSGLPTVDSDNFAGAVLATTYLLSLGHRRIGHISGRPDLESARLREAGFRKAMADAGVPVDERLVRVGGFRIEGAADTAAELLGLPDRPTAVFAGNDLSAISTLNVAQAMGIAVPDELSVIGFDNVPESALVNPPLTTIMQPLQRMGAEALRLLVDLIGGVERDTHIRLPTELVVRASCRPISAFPVVPAPVSPPPAPQVSPPPAAPVTAAGA
- a CDS encoding extracellular solute-binding protein translates to MAIPRRAGAVLALFMTTALLATACGGGGEEEPSQGELYENPVTLTWWHNASQDGPGKTYWEKVAKDFSALHPTVTIEIEAIETNQLQRTRLPAALLTNDPPDIFQAWGGGELREQVEAGYLKDITDEVTAEVENIGSAVEIWQADGKQYGLPYRMGIEGIWYNKDMFAQAGIAAPPTTFEELNEAVTKLKAINVVPIALGAGDKWPAAHWWYNFALRACSVDTLKKASVDLTFDDPCFVKAGQDLKTFIDTEPFQDNFIATPGQNDPTSANGLLANGKAAMELMGDWNRGTLETIAEDPEKLKSFLGWFPVPALTGSAGDPKAALGGGDGFACAKNAPAECVEFLKYIVSPEVQKGYAETGTGLPVAKGAESGVADPSLQSILEATSNATYVQLWLDTAFGSTVGNAMNDAIVAIFAGNGTPEQVVEAMKAAAAK
- a CDS encoding sugar ABC transporter permease: MFVLVPMGFAVYYSMFRWRGVGPPTDFVGFNNYVLAFQDPIFIDALRNNAVIVVGSLLIQGPIALGIALLLNRQFRGRTIFRLLVFVPYVLAEVTAGIMWKLILTDGGTVDALMRSVGLGGLVRPWLADLDLVIWTLLFVLTWKYVGFAIILLLAGLSNVPQELTEAAAIDGASWWQTQRHVTLPLLGPTFRIWMFLSMIGSLQVFDVIWVTSVPAVRSLGASATMATYMVDNGFFARLWGYGNAVAVILFAISFVAAVLFQRFLLRRDIEGAITRRAN